From a region of the Gymnogyps californianus isolate 813 chromosome 22, ASM1813914v2, whole genome shotgun sequence genome:
- the FHL3 gene encoding four and a half LIM domains protein 3 isoform X2: MTECFDCDNCKESLYGRKYIQMDNGPYCIPCYDAHFANTCDECKELIGHDCRELYYEDRHYHEHCFRCFRCDRSLADEPFTCQGEELLCNDCYCSEFSSKCIACEKTVMPGSRKLEYNGQTWHEHCFICSSCQQPIGSRSFIPDKTDYYCVPCYESKFAPRCTRCKKTLTKGGVTYRDEPWHKECFVCTGCKTPLAGQQFTSQDDNPYCIKCFGNLYAKKCSACTKPITGFGGGKYVSFEDRHWHHNCFNCTRCNTSLVGKGFIPDNDEILCGDCSSDL, translated from the exons ATGACAGAGTGCTTTGACTGCGACAACTGCAAGGAGTCCTTGTATGGGCGCAAGTACATCCAGATGGACAACGGCCCGTACTGCATCCCCTGCTATGATGCCCACTTTGCCAACACCTGTGATGAGTGCAAAGAGCTGATCGGCCACGACTGCAGA GAGCTGTACTACGAGGATCGCCATTACCACGAGCACTGCTTTCGTTGCTTCCGCTGTGACCGTTCTCTGGCTGACGAGCCGTTCACCTGCCAAGGCGAGGAGCTGCTGTGTAATGACTGCTACTGCAGCGAGTTCTCCTCCAAATGCATTGCCTGTGAGAAGACAGTCATGCCAG GATCCCGTAAGCTGGAGTACAACGGACAAACCTGGCATGAGCATTGCTTCAtatgcagcagctgccagcagcccatCGGGTCACGATCCTTCATCCCAGACAAGACGGATTATTACTGTGTCCCCTGTTATGAGAGCAAGTTCGCTCCTCGCTGCACTCGTTGCAAAAAG ACCCTGACCAAGGGAGGAGTGACTTACCGGGACGAGCCGTGGCACAAGGAGTGTTTCGTCTGCACAGGCTGCAAGACCCCCCTGGCTGGCCAGCAGTTCACCTCCCAGGATGACAACCCGTACTGCATCAAGTGCTTTGGGAACCTCTATGCCAAGAAGTGCAGCGCCTGCACAAAGCCCATCACAG GCTTTGGCGGTGGTAAATATGTCTCCTTTGAGGACCGTCACTGGCACCATAATTGCTTTAACTGCACCCGCTGCAACACCTCGCTGGTCGGGAAAGGCTTCATCCCTGACAACGATGAGATCCTGTGCGGCGACTGCAGCAGTGACCTATGA
- the FHL3 gene encoding four and a half LIM domains protein 3 isoform X1, which yields MQAGEGGPQTGTMTECFDCDNCKESLYGRKYIQMDNGPYCIPCYDAHFANTCDECKELIGHDCRELYYEDRHYHEHCFRCFRCDRSLADEPFTCQGEELLCNDCYCSEFSSKCIACEKTVMPGSRKLEYNGQTWHEHCFICSSCQQPIGSRSFIPDKTDYYCVPCYESKFAPRCTRCKKTLTKGGVTYRDEPWHKECFVCTGCKTPLAGQQFTSQDDNPYCIKCFGNLYAKKCSACTKPITGFGGGKYVSFEDRHWHHNCFNCTRCNTSLVGKGFIPDNDEILCGDCSSDL from the exons ATGCAAG CAGGTGAAGGAGGCCCTCAGACTGGCACCATGACAGAGTGCTTTGACTGCGACAACTGCAAGGAGTCCTTGTATGGGCGCAAGTACATCCAGATGGACAACGGCCCGTACTGCATCCCCTGCTATGATGCCCACTTTGCCAACACCTGTGATGAGTGCAAAGAGCTGATCGGCCACGACTGCAGA GAGCTGTACTACGAGGATCGCCATTACCACGAGCACTGCTTTCGTTGCTTCCGCTGTGACCGTTCTCTGGCTGACGAGCCGTTCACCTGCCAAGGCGAGGAGCTGCTGTGTAATGACTGCTACTGCAGCGAGTTCTCCTCCAAATGCATTGCCTGTGAGAAGACAGTCATGCCAG GATCCCGTAAGCTGGAGTACAACGGACAAACCTGGCATGAGCATTGCTTCAtatgcagcagctgccagcagcccatCGGGTCACGATCCTTCATCCCAGACAAGACGGATTATTACTGTGTCCCCTGTTATGAGAGCAAGTTCGCTCCTCGCTGCACTCGTTGCAAAAAG ACCCTGACCAAGGGAGGAGTGACTTACCGGGACGAGCCGTGGCACAAGGAGTGTTTCGTCTGCACAGGCTGCAAGACCCCCCTGGCTGGCCAGCAGTTCACCTCCCAGGATGACAACCCGTACTGCATCAAGTGCTTTGGGAACCTCTATGCCAAGAAGTGCAGCGCCTGCACAAAGCCCATCACAG GCTTTGGCGGTGGTAAATATGTCTCCTTTGAGGACCGTCACTGGCACCATAATTGCTTTAACTGCACCCGCTGCAACACCTCGCTGGTCGGGAAAGGCTTCATCCCTGACAACGATGAGATCCTGTGCGGCGACTGCAGCAGTGACCTATGA